In Flammeovirgaceae bacterium 311, one DNA window encodes the following:
- a CDS encoding lipid A biosynthesis lauroyl acyltransferase (COG1560 Lauroyl/myristoyl acyltransferase), whose protein sequence is MLLVKLFSRMPFWLLYGLSDFLSWLLYAVVRYRRKVVADNIRHAFPDQTEAWRRSTIRKFYTSFTDVWLESLKSLSLTDAEMRERVSLENPELLAQYQAQGLSTIGLAGHIVNWEWLFLRGGMELTNVWGVYLKVDNPFFDKLMLKIRSHYGNRLIEKGNLLREIVRTRGQMRSVAMVADQAPKRGNNYYWQNFMNRPAPFFTSAEKLVQKEELPLYFVGIARIRRGYYKLWFEELGFPPYPPMPEGTLTSRYILALERAIRQQPENYLWSHKRWKHQPPV, encoded by the coding sequence ATGTTGCTAGTAAAACTCTTTTCCCGCATGCCTTTCTGGCTGCTGTATGGCCTGTCGGATTTTCTTTCATGGCTGTTGTATGCCGTTGTTCGATACCGCCGCAAGGTAGTAGCCGATAATATCCGCCATGCCTTTCCCGATCAGACAGAAGCCTGGCGCCGCAGCACTATCCGTAAATTTTACACCAGCTTTACCGATGTGTGGCTGGAGTCACTGAAATCGCTTTCGCTTACAGATGCTGAAATGCGCGAACGGGTGTCCCTTGAGAACCCGGAGCTGCTGGCGCAGTATCAGGCGCAGGGCTTAAGTACCATTGGGCTGGCCGGTCACATTGTTAACTGGGAATGGCTGTTTTTGCGTGGCGGCATGGAATTAACAAACGTATGGGGAGTGTACCTCAAGGTGGATAATCCATTCTTCGATAAGCTGATGCTGAAGATCCGCAGCCACTATGGCAACCGATTGATTGAGAAAGGAAACCTGCTTAGGGAAATAGTGCGCACGCGCGGACAGATGCGCAGTGTGGCCATGGTAGCCGACCAGGCCCCTAAAAGAGGCAACAACTATTACTGGCAAAACTTTATGAACAGGCCTGCTCCTTTCTTTACCTCAGCCGAAAAGCTGGTACAGAAGGAAGAGCTACCCCTTTACTTTGTTGGCATTGCCCGCATCCGCAGGGGCTATTACAAATTGTGGTTCGAAGAGTTGGGTTTTCCGCCCTATCCACCCATGCCGGAGGGCACGCTTACCAGCCGCTACATCCTGGCACTAGAACGCGCCATCCGCCAGCAGCCCGAAAACTACCTCTGGTCGCACAAGCGCTGGAAGCATCAGCCACCGGTATAG